The following DNA comes from Methanothrix sp..
TTCGGAGAGAGCAGACCTACTTCATCGCTTCTGCATACACTTGCGAGAACTCCTCACATTGATCTATGATTCTGGATGTAGCCTCCTTCAGAATGAGGACGGGGTCATCCCCTTTGGTGATGAGCCGGAAGATGGGGTTGTCCATTACCGGAAACCTGGTGTCGTAAGTTGCCAGGAGCACCCTCTCGTCCTTCAACAGCTCAGTTCGGAGCAGGTTGAGAATGGTATGGCCTTCCCTCAGAAACTCGATGACGGCCTCATTCTCGGTCTTGGAAATTATCTTCAGATTCATCTACACAACCCCCAGCCCATAGGCAGAGCTCATCTTTCTTGTCTCGTTATTGCCGCAGTTGGGGCAGACAAGCTTTCCATCCTTTTTCATCAGGCCGGTGAGACAGCGGTTGCAATAAGCCTTTATCACTCCCAGATCCTCATCCCCTGTCGATAGCCTCATCTGCCGTCCATCGACGATCTTCGCCTTGAGGATATCGCGCATAGAGAAGAGAGAGCGCAGGTCCTTGACATAGGAGTTTCTCACATTGGATATGTGAATAGTGGCCTCCTCATCTGAGATCGGCCTGTCCTCATGCCCCTTCTTGAAGGCCAGGGAGACTATCACCAGGCTATCTTTGAGATCGATCACCTCACCCACCACTATATCGCCCTGGCTGAGCTTGACTGGGGGGTTGGTCTTGGGTATGATGCTGGCAGACCTGGTCTTGGGGTCAACCCTGACCAAGCCGGCTGTATTTGCAAAGATCATTCCTTCCCTGGCATAGGTATAGTCTCCGGGAATGAACTCCTCCAATGACCCCACCATATCTCCAGGAAGCACAAAGCAACCGTCCATCATTTATTCCTCTGTAAATTCGCTGTACTCATCGCTAACATCTCTCATCTAGAAATTACTAGTATCTAAAGCCTGGCATGAAGACACAACTCCATCCGGATCTTGAGTACTGATCCAAAAGGGCATATGAGATTGCTGCCGTCCCAATGGCAGCAGGCGCTATAGCTCTTAATCGCCGCAGTCGCTGCAATCACCACAGTCGCTGCAATCACCACAGTCGCTGCAATCGCCGCAGGTTATTCTGTACAGCTCAACCTCAATCATCTTCAGATCATGGCTGTGAAACTCAAAGCACCTCTTCAAAGGAAAGGGGATGCAATAGACCTCCTGCACCAGGTTAGGATATATATATTTTTTAATGAAATGGGAGCTTCCCCGGTTGTGAAGAGAGTAAATCCTCTTGGCAATCCTCTGGGCACAGGAGAGGAAAGCGCGATCTCCTTCACTTGTCTTCTGAGCACCAAAAGGGGGGTTCATGACCACTGTATCTATGCCCTTCAGCTCCAGGCTTTTGACATCGGCCCAGATAAAATCCACATCCACGCCCAGTTTATCTGCGTTCTTCCTGGCCGTGGCCAGAGCATCCCGATCTATCTCCACCCCCACTGCCTGCGCACCCATGAGCGCCGCGCCTATAGCAAGAACGCCAGTCCCGCTCCCCAGATCGCAGACCCTGCCCAGATCATTATGCATTGCAGCCAGGAAGAGAAGCTCGGCTGCCACAGAGGCAGGGGTTGAGTACTGCTCTCGGGCAAATGAGGGTTTAGAGAAGCCCTCCAGCCGCTCTAGCATCATCTCCAACTGCTTTCTCTTCATCCTATCAGTGCAGATATAGCTGACCCTTCTATATCAAATATAGCACCGCTTCGATGGCCATGAGCAGAATCACCACCACTGCCATGACCTTGATCAGGAGTACTGCAGTCTTTGAACTGAACAGGCAGACCCTGTTTTTTGCCTCTTTATCCTTCTCCCCCTCCCCCTCCAAGAGGGGCTCGCGAGGCCCAGGACCGGGATGTTCAAGCTCGTTCTCCCATCTCTCCTTCTCTCCCGCTCCATCGCCATTGAGATGAAGCGCCTCCAGAAGTCCACCATCCGCCCCTTCCTCAATCCTCTCCATACCGTCGCTGGGCTTCTCCAGGCGGTCGAAGGGGCCAGGCCCATAGAATTGCGATCGCCTCCAGGTATTAAAACCGATGGGATTGCCCTTCCTGCAAATGGCACTGCCCCTGGCAGGAACCAGCCAGTTCTCAGTGGGATATACGATCTCGGATAGATAGAACTCAGAGGGCTCAACTGTGCCATCGGCTAAAATCAGTTCCTGTGCCTGCGCCCTATCCTCTGAGATCTCCAGATCGGGCAGCATTTCATAATCCCTTTCCGGATCGGAGGTGATCTCCTCATCCGTTTCGCATCCTTCTCCACTCTCCCCGTATCCTTCTCCACTCTCCCCGTATCCTTCTCCATCCTCTTCGACGATATCGATCTGTATCCTCTTTTCACTGGGAATCAGATTCAAAGATTCATCCCAGACCAGGATCTCCCTGGTATCATCGATCTGCTCTAGCAGGCTGTTGATCATCGCACTGCCTATGAGCAGCAATGCATCCCTCTCCGGGCCAAAGCATATCCGGTTGTGGCCACCATCCTCGCCAGCTGGTGCAGAGATATCATTCCTGCTCCTCTGTCCCTCCAGAATTGCTGCCGCCTCGATCAGCCTGCGAGCATCCCTCTCCCTGGAGTCCCTTTTTAAAGCAGAGGAATGAGCGGGGAGATGAGAAGAAGGATGGGCAGAGAGATGCTCTCCAGCATGGCGCAGCTGTGCAACTGCGATACTGAGGCCCTCGGCGGGGTACTCTGCTGCATTCTTGACCTTCATGCTGGCCAAAAAGCCCTCCAGAGCAAGGGTCATACTGCTGCTTACATCTGAGGCCTCGCAAACCCTGGCTCCTGCCAGAAGATGCTCGATTGCTCTGCAGACCGACCTGGACAGCCGCCAGGGTTCATCTCCCATCAGACCGATCGATCTTGCCTCTCTGATCCCGGTGATGCTCCTCTCCAGCCCTTTGATCCGGGAGCTCTCCGGCTCATCTGCATTCTCTGCTGCCAGATCCAGCGATGCCAGAGCCTTATCTGCGAGGTCTACTGCCTCCTCATCAGAGATGTAGCCTGATAACCTGGCAAGGTGAGACCTGCATTCAGCAATTTTTGCATTTCTCTCCACACCCCCCTCTATTCCGGGAAGGGTGGACTGAAGCTCCAAGAAGCAGCCTGAAGCCAGGCTGAAGTTCCTTGATGCTTCTTGCCTTTGCAGCCGGCCTGAGCCCAGTCCCAGGTCCTCATTATCCTCTGCCTCCAGCAGGCTGCCTTCTGCCAGGGTGCTGTAGGTCGCAGCCAGGGCGGAGAGGGCATTCGCCCTGCCGGGCAGTGAACGCTGGCCGATCAGGGGTATGGCATCCTCCAGGCATTCGCGAGCCTTTGAAGCATCCCCCCTCTCCAGATGCATCCGTCCCATATTGGAGAGGACAATCCCCTTGCTTGGGGTATGACCTTGCTCCTCGAATAAAGCGAGGCTCTGCTGATAGCAGCTCAAGGCACCATCCCAGTCATATCTCTCACTGGCAATCCTCCCCATCCGATCCAGTATCCAGGCGGCGCTCTTCTTATCCCCCAGCCCTTGGAAGTCCTCCAGGCTCCTCTCGAAGTATCGGGCTGCTAGATCTCTCTCACCCATATCGGCATAGATCCGCCCCAGGCTTCCAGTCATCTGAGCAATGCCGAGATCGTCCCCCTTCTCCTCGAAGGTCTTCAGGCTGCGATAGCAGTATTCTATGGCCCGATCCCAATCTTTGTTCTGTCTATAGGCAGATCCCAGGTTTCCCAGGACATGAGCTAGGCCTATGAGATCCCCGGACTTCTCAAAGCAGCAGGCGGATTTCTTATAATAGAAGACGGCTCTGGCCAGATCGCCCTGACGGGCATAGGCCTGGCCAAGGTTGTTCTGAAGCACCGGCCTGAGAACGGAATCGTGGCAGAGAGAAAGGGCTTTGTTGTAGTTGTTTATGGCCAGAGCATACATGCCCGCCCCGCGGCAGATATCCCCCATCCGCTTGATCTCATAGACATCCACAAGGCAGCCCGAAAGCTGGCGACAGACATCCTCATCGATCTGGCCATGCTTCGCACCTTCCAGCAATTTGGCTATCAGCTCCGGGCAACTTCCTTCAATGGCCCTGCTGCTGATTTCTTGCAGGCCATCCCCCCCCCGGGAAAACGATGAATAGATCTCCTGGAGAACGACTAATTGGTCCATAGATTATAAGATAACTTATATCTTTATATAGTTTTTGAATAGATCAAATCTTGAAATTTCTATTGAACAGTTTGCACTTGTCGATTAAACTGGGATGCCAGGTTGAACCCCATTCTTTATAACAGTCATCTAATTTGAATTATTGATATAGTAATAATAATCGATCTCGATCAGGAATGATGAGCCTCAAGGACGATTCACTGAAGAAATCCTTTTGGAGAAGCCTTTTATATCTTGATCCAGGAGAAAATTTGGAGATCAGCCAGAATGGAGTTTACAGCGCAGGAAAGGTATGAATTTAAGCGTCTTCTTGACAACATCCGGAGCAAGAAGGGCAGGGGAACGGAGCTCATTTCCCTGTATATTCCTCCTGACAAGCAGATATCCGATGTCACCAGCCAGTTGCGGGAGGAGTATGGACAGGCAGCCAACATCAAGTCAAGGGTAACAAGGCTCAGCGTCCAGGGATCCCTGGAGTCGGCCATGTCCAGGCTCAAGCTCATCCCAAAACCTCCAGAGAATGGCGTCGTCCTGTTCATCGGCAGCGTGGACATAGGTGCCAATCGCACAGAGCTCTTCAGCACCGCTCTGGAGCCGCCCGACCCCCTGATCACATACCGATATCACTGCGACTCCTCCTTTTATCTTGAGCCGTTGGAGGAGATGCTGGCCGACAAGAGGACCTTTGGCCTGATCGTCCTGGACAGGCGGGAGGCGGCAATCGGCCTGTTGAAAGGGAAGTACATCGAGCCCATCAAGACACTGACCTCCACCGTTCCGGGCAAGCAGAGAAAGGGCGGCCAGTCCAGCCATAGGTTCCAGCAGCTCCGTCTGATCGCCATTCATGATTTCTATAAGAGAATAGGCGAGTCGGCCAATGACGCATTTCTGCCCATCG
Coding sequences within:
- the prf1 gene encoding peptide chain release factor aRF-1 encodes the protein MEFTAQERYEFKRLLDNIRSKKGRGTELISLYIPPDKQISDVTSQLREEYGQAANIKSRVTRLSVQGSLESAMSRLKLIPKPPENGVVLFIGSVDIGANRTELFSTALEPPDPLITYRYHCDSSFYLEPLEEMLADKRTFGLIVLDRREAAIGLLKGKYIEPIKTLTSTVPGKQRKGGQSSHRFQQLRLIAIHDFYKRIGESANDAFLPIDPKNLEGILIGGPSPTKEEFVEGSFLHHELQRKILAVLDVSYTDESGLYELVDSAQEQLAGLEVTQDKEIMRRFMRELVSDKGLAAYGEREVRHNLELGAVDTLLLSEDLRKTRAKIVCTNRSCDFSESRTRSSSSEPLGNCLKCSSPLAIEEEEDIVSDLSKLAELSGAEVKIISTEFEEGAQLNKAFGGIAAILRYKTSHI
- a CDS encoding METTL5 family protein, with translation MKRKQLEMMLERLEGFSKPSFAREQYSTPASVAAELLFLAAMHNDLGRVCDLGSGTGVLAIGAALMGAQAVGVEIDRDALATARKNADKLGVDVDFIWADVKSLELKGIDTVVMNPPFGAQKTSEGDRAFLSCAQRIAKRIYSLHNRGSSHFIKKYIYPNLVQEVYCIPFPLKRCFEFHSHDLKMIEVELYRITCGDCSDCGDCSDCGDCSDCGD
- a CDS encoding tetratricopeptide repeat protein — protein: MDQLVVLQEIYSSFSRGGDGLQEISSRAIEGSCPELIAKLLEGAKHGQIDEDVCRQLSGCLVDVYEIKRMGDICRGAGMYALAINNYNKALSLCHDSVLRPVLQNNLGQAYARQGDLARAVFYYKKSACCFEKSGDLIGLAHVLGNLGSAYRQNKDWDRAIEYCYRSLKTFEEKGDDLGIAQMTGSLGRIYADMGERDLAARYFERSLEDFQGLGDKKSAAWILDRMGRIASERYDWDGALSCYQQSLALFEEQGHTPSKGIVLSNMGRMHLERGDASKARECLEDAIPLIGQRSLPGRANALSALAATYSTLAEGSLLEAEDNEDLGLGSGRLQRQEASRNFSLASGCFLELQSTLPGIEGGVERNAKIAECRSHLARLSGYISDEEAVDLADKALASLDLAAENADEPESSRIKGLERSITGIREARSIGLMGDEPWRLSRSVCRAIEHLLAGARVCEASDVSSSMTLALEGFLASMKVKNAAEYPAEGLSIAVAQLRHAGEHLSAHPSSHLPAHSSALKRDSRERDARRLIEAAAILEGQRSRNDISAPAGEDGGHNRICFGPERDALLLIGSAMINSLLEQIDDTREILVWDESLNLIPSEKRIQIDIVEEDGEGYGESGEGYGESGEGCETDEEITSDPERDYEMLPDLEISEDRAQAQELILADGTVEPSEFYLSEIVYPTENWLVPARGSAICRKGNPIGFNTWRRSQFYGPGPFDRLEKPSDGMERIEEGADGGLLEALHLNGDGAGEKERWENELEHPGPGPREPLLEGEGEKDKEAKNRVCLFSSKTAVLLIKVMAVVVILLMAIEAVLYLI
- a CDS encoding exosome complex RNA-binding protein Csl4 is translated as MMDGCFVLPGDMVGSLEEFIPGDYTYAREGMIFANTAGLVRVDPKTRSASIIPKTNPPVKLSQGDIVVGEVIDLKDSLVIVSLAFKKGHEDRPISDEEATIHISNVRNSYVKDLRSLFSMRDILKAKIVDGRQMRLSTGDEDLGVIKAYCNRCLTGLMKKDGKLVCPNCGNNETRKMSSAYGLGVV
- a CDS encoding DNA-directed RNA polymerase subunit L gives rise to the protein MNLKIISKTENEAVIEFLREGHTILNLLRTELLKDERVLLATYDTRFPVMDNPIFRLITKGDDPVLILKEATSRIIDQCEEFSQVYAEAMK